One segment of Prinia subflava isolate CZ2003 ecotype Zambia chromosome 11, Cam_Psub_1.2, whole genome shotgun sequence DNA contains the following:
- the MASP1 gene encoding mannan-binding lectin serine protease 1 isoform X1, whose product MRSPMAWPFCALLLCVADAVELTDMFGEIQSPNFPDSYPSDSEMTWNISVPDGFKIKLYFMHFDLESSYLCEYDYVKIETEDQELATFCGRETTDTEQAPGQQVILSPGPYMGLTFRSDFSNEERFTGFDAHYTAVDVDECLEKSDEELACDHYCHNYIGGYYCSCRFGYILHSDNRTCKVECSDNLYTQRSGVITSADFPSPYPKSSDCLYRIELEEGFFITLDFEDSFDVEDHPEVTCPYDHIKIKAGQKEFGPFCGEKSPGRIETQTNSVQIRFHSDNSGENRGWKLSYTAIGNPCPLVQPPINGKIEPSQAKYTFKDQVVISCNTGYKVLKDNVESDSFQIECLKDGTWSNKIPICKIADCKAPPELEHGFVTFSTRNNLTTYQAAIQYHCQHPYYHMAPNSTATYTCDALGRWSSEELGTRLPSCRPVCGRPARPLPGIIKRIIGGRNAEPGFFPWQALIVVEDMSRVPNDKWFGSGALLSESWVLTAAHVLRSQRRDKTIIPVSKEHVTVYLALHDVRNKMEAVNRTVERIILHEEFDIQNYNHDIALVKLKEKVTMGKYVMPVCLPQFEHELEGPHPNTLGLVAGWGISNPNITVDEIISSGMRTLSDILQYVKLPVVLHAECKTSYESRSGNYSVTENMFCAGYYEGGKDTCLGDSGGAFVIQDPGTRRWVAQGLVSWGGPEECGSKQVYGVYTKVSNYVDWVEQKTGSSERWTFLDPELER is encoded by the exons ATGAG GTCCCCCATGGCGTGGCCGTTCTGTGCCTTGCTGCTCTGCGTGGCAGATGCCGTGGAGCTGACAGACATGTTTGGGGAGATCCAGTCTCCCAACTTCCCCGACTCCTACCCCAGTGACTCGGAAATGACGTGGAACATCTCCGTGCCTGATGGATTTAAAATCAAGCTGTACTTCATGCATTTTGACCTGGAGTCATCCTACCTCTGTGAATATGACTATGTGAAG ATTGAAACTGAGGACCAGGAGCTGGCAACCTTCTGTGGCAGGGAGACAACGGACACAGAGCAGGCTCCAGGACAGCAAGTGATCCTGTCCCCAGGACCCTACATGGGGCTCACTTTCAGGTCTGACTTCTCCAACGAGGAACGCTTCACCGGCTTCGATGCCCATTACACTGCTGTGG ATGTGGATGAGTGCCTGGAGAAGAGTGATGAGGAGCTGGCTTGTGACCACTACTGCCACAACTACATCGGCGGGTACTACTGCTCCTGCAGGTTTGGCTACATCCTCCACTCCGACAACAGGACCTGCAAAG TGGAGTGCAGTGACAACCTCTACACCCAGAGGAGCGGGGTGATCACCAGCGCCGACTTCCCCAGCCCCTACCCCAAGAGCTCGGACTGCCTGTACCGGATCGAACTGGAGGAGGGATTCTTCATCACCCTGGACTTTGAGGACAGCTTTGATGTGGAAGACCACCCCGAGGTGACCTGTCCATATGACCACATCAAg ATCAAAGCAGGCCAAAAGGAGTTTGGACCTTTCTGTGGAGAAAAGTCCCCAGGACGCATTGAAACCCAAACCAACAGTGTGCAGATCCGCTTCCACAGTGACAACTCTGGAGAGAACAGGGGCTGGAAGTTGTCATACACAGCAATTG GAAACCCGTGCCCACTTGTGCAACCACCGATCAATGGGAAAATTGAGCCTTCTCAAGCCAAGTACACATTCAAAGACCAGGTTGTCATCAGCTGCAACACTGGATACAAAGTGCTGAAG GATAACGTGGAAAGTGACTCCTTCCAGATCGAGTGTCTGAAGGATGGCACATGGAGTAACAAGATCCCTATCTGCAAAA TTGCTGACTGCAAAGCGCCGCCGGAGCTGGAGCACGGCTTTGTCACCTTCTCCACCAGGAACAACCTGACCACCTACCAAGCAGCCATCCAGTACCACTGCCAGCACCCCTACTACCACATGGCCCCCAACAGCACCG CCACCTACACGTGCGATGCATTGGGGCGGTGGAGCAGCGAGGAGCTGGGGACCAGGCTGCCGTCCTGCCGACCAG tgtgTGGCCGGCCAGCTCGTCCTCTGCCTGGCATCATCAAGCGCATCATCGGCGGGCGGAACGCGGAGCCCGGCTTCTTCCCCTGGCAGGCCCTGATTGTGGTGGAGGACATGTCCCGGGTGCCCAACGACAAATGGTTCGGCAGCGGGGCCCTGCTCTCGGAGTCCTGGGTGCTGACAGCCGCCCACGTGCTCCGGTCCCAGCGGCGGGACAAGACCATCATCCCCGTCTCCAAGGAGCACGTCACCGTCTATCTGGCCCTCCACGATGTGAGGAACAAGATGGAAGCTGTCAACAGGACCGTGGAGAGGATCATCCTCCATGAGGAGTTTGACATCCAGAACTACAACCACGACATCGCGCTGGTcaagctgaaggagaaggtgacCATGGGGAAGTATGTCATGCCTGTCTGCCTGCCCCAGTTTGAGCACGAGCTGGAGGGGCCTCACCCCAACACGCTGGGGCTGGTGGCTGGCTGGGGAATCTCCAACCCCAACATCACTGTGGACGAGATCATCAGCTCAGGCATGAGGACCCTGTCTGACATTCTGCAGTACGTCAAACTGCCCGTGGTGCTGCACGCCGAGTGCAAGACCAGCTACGAGTCGCGCTCGGGCAACTACAGCGTGACCGAGAACATGTTCTGCGCCGGCTACTACGAGGGGGGGAAGGACACTTGTctgggggacagcgggggaGCCTTCGTCATCCAGGACCCGGGAACGCGGAGGTGGGTGGCCCAAGGGCTGGTCTCGTGGGGTGGCCCAGAGGAGTGCGGCAGCAAGCAGGTGTACGGCGTGTACACCAAGGTCTCTAACTACGTGGACTGGGTGGAGCAGAAAACAGGCTCCTCAGAGAGATGGACATTTCTGGACCCAGAGCTGGAGAGATGA
- the MASP1 gene encoding mannan-binding lectin serine protease 1 isoform X2, with protein MRSPMAWPFCALLLCVADAVELTDMFGEIQSPNFPDSYPSDSEMTWNISVPDGFKIKLYFMHFDLESSYLCEYDYVKIETEDQELATFCGRETTDTEQAPGQQVILSPGPYMGLTFRSDFSNEERFTGFDAHYTAVDVDECLEKSDEELACDHYCHNYIGGYYCSCRFGYILHSDNRTCKVECSDNLYTQRSGVITSADFPSPYPKSSDCLYRIELEEGFFITLDFEDSFDVEDHPEVTCPYDHIKIKAGQKEFGPFCGEKSPGRIETQTNSVQIRFHSDNSGENRGWKLSYTAIGNPCPLVQPPINGKIEPSQAKYTFKDQVVISCNTGYKVLKDNVESDSFQIECLKDGTWSNKIPICKTADRANNQTEGRASSEQVAA; from the exons ATGAG GTCCCCCATGGCGTGGCCGTTCTGTGCCTTGCTGCTCTGCGTGGCAGATGCCGTGGAGCTGACAGACATGTTTGGGGAGATCCAGTCTCCCAACTTCCCCGACTCCTACCCCAGTGACTCGGAAATGACGTGGAACATCTCCGTGCCTGATGGATTTAAAATCAAGCTGTACTTCATGCATTTTGACCTGGAGTCATCCTACCTCTGTGAATATGACTATGTGAAG ATTGAAACTGAGGACCAGGAGCTGGCAACCTTCTGTGGCAGGGAGACAACGGACACAGAGCAGGCTCCAGGACAGCAAGTGATCCTGTCCCCAGGACCCTACATGGGGCTCACTTTCAGGTCTGACTTCTCCAACGAGGAACGCTTCACCGGCTTCGATGCCCATTACACTGCTGTGG ATGTGGATGAGTGCCTGGAGAAGAGTGATGAGGAGCTGGCTTGTGACCACTACTGCCACAACTACATCGGCGGGTACTACTGCTCCTGCAGGTTTGGCTACATCCTCCACTCCGACAACAGGACCTGCAAAG TGGAGTGCAGTGACAACCTCTACACCCAGAGGAGCGGGGTGATCACCAGCGCCGACTTCCCCAGCCCCTACCCCAAGAGCTCGGACTGCCTGTACCGGATCGAACTGGAGGAGGGATTCTTCATCACCCTGGACTTTGAGGACAGCTTTGATGTGGAAGACCACCCCGAGGTGACCTGTCCATATGACCACATCAAg ATCAAAGCAGGCCAAAAGGAGTTTGGACCTTTCTGTGGAGAAAAGTCCCCAGGACGCATTGAAACCCAAACCAACAGTGTGCAGATCCGCTTCCACAGTGACAACTCTGGAGAGAACAGGGGCTGGAAGTTGTCATACACAGCAATTG GAAACCCGTGCCCACTTGTGCAACCACCGATCAATGGGAAAATTGAGCCTTCTCAAGCCAAGTACACATTCAAAGACCAGGTTGTCATCAGCTGCAACACTGGATACAAAGTGCTGAAG GATAACGTGGAAAGTGACTCCTTCCAGATCGAGTGTCTGAAGGATGGCACATGGAGTAACAAGATCCCTATCTGCAAAA CTGCAGATAGAGCCAACAAccagacagagggaagagcCAGCTCGGAGCAAGTGGCCGCGTGA